The DNA sequence GCGCGCATTGTCCCTGTACATGCGGCGCAGCAGCTCGGCATCGGGATCATCCCAATCCCATTCCGGCTGAACGGATTCATACATGGCGCGCGCTGCGCGTTCGATTGTGCCCAAGCCGACTTCTCCTGAAATCTCCACTTGGCATTAGACGGCACGCCAGGCACGGGCGCAACGGGCAACCGCACCCGAGAGTGTTGAAGAAGAAAATGTCTTTAGAACAGCCTGACGCCCAGATCGGGTGCGCCATGCGACAGCCCGGCGCTGCCATACGATCCGAGCGACAGGCGGTTCGTGAGACCCGCGTTGATCCCGGTCGAGATCTGCTGCTGGTCGGGGGCGGGGCGGCTGAGGCTCTGGGCATAATCGTAGGAAATATGTCCCCGCAAGCCAGCGGCAATCTGCCCGGCGACGCCGGTCCGAGCCGAGAGGGTATTACGCAGGTCAAAACTCTCCGGGTCCCCCGATATGGTGTAGGAAAGATCGGCAAAGGGCGTAACGCGGCCGAAGCTTTTCGCCAGCTCTGCGCCCACCATATAATCTGGCTTGCCGGTCCCCAATTTCTTGCGCTGCGACGCCGTCAGCAATTTCACCTGCCCCATCAGAGTCAGTCCAACGCCGGAAAGGGGCACGAAATAGGATGCGCCCAGTCGCACATCCCCTGGCCCCTCGCGGCGCACGCGGGTCGCCGGCTGACTTGGATCGACGATGACACGAAAGCCAAAGAGCCCACCGCTGCCGCCCACGACATTGCCGGGGGCGTCAATGCAGAGATAGGGCACCTATCAGATCGTCCGTTCGGATGAACTGGAACATCAACGACCAGATGCGGCTGTCGGCAGGCGTGGACAATATAGCGGGCAACCCACTCTACGCTGCGTTCGCGAACATCCCCGACAGCATCCCCGCCGCCGACCAGGCCGCACTCCGGACTCAGGGCGAAGCCGCGATCCGCCAGTTCGCGGCCCCCGCCTTCGCGAAGTTCGCCGCCTTCATGCGGGACGACTATATTCCCCATGCCCGCACCTCGATCGCGGCCGAAGCGCTCCCCGACGGCAAGGCCTATTATGCCGCGAAGGTTCGGGAATATACCACCCTCGACCTCACGCCCGACCAGATCCACGAGATCGGGCTCGAAGAGGTCGCGCGCATCGAAGGCGACATGAAGGCGACGATGAAGCAGGCAGGCTGGACCGGCGATCTGCCGGGCTTCATCCACTTCCTCAAGACCGATCCGCAATTCTACGCGAAGACCCCCTATGAACTCGTCGCCAAATCGACCTACGTCGCCAACAAGGCTTATGGTCAGCTGAAATACACGCTGGGGATGCTCCCGCGCCGTCGCTTTTCGATCGTGCAGACGCCCGCCAACATGGCCCCGCTCGCGGCCTCGGGTAATGGTGCGGTGGATACCTGCATGATGAACACCTATGATCTGCCGTCGCGCCCGCTTTACACCCTTCCCTCGCTGACCCTGCACGAATGTGTTCCCGGACACAGCCTCCAGTTCGGGCTGGCCCAGGAAGGCCCGCAGCGTCCGCAGATCCGCAAGGCTAGCTTTTTCTCCGGCTATGGCGAAGGTTGGGGTCTCTACGTCGAGTGGCCGGGCACCAAGATGAGGATCTACGAGACCCCCTAAGAGGAATTTGGCCGCGAATCCTACGAGATCTGGCGTACCGCACGGCTGGTGATCGACACCGGCGTACACCACAAGGGCTGGAGCCGGCAGCAGGCGATCGACTATCTCGCGCGCCATACCGCCTTGTCGGACCTGGAGGTGACGACCGAGGTCGACCGCTACATCAACACACCGGGACAAGCGCTCTGAAGCGCCCCGGCTTTTCAGGAGGCTCCAACTTGTGAGAAGGAGCATCCGTGATGAGCAAGACGACGAACAAATTTTCTCCTGAGGTCCGCGAGCGGGCGGTCCGTATGGTGGCGGAGCAGCGAGCTGAATATGGCTCGGAATGGGAAGTGATGAAGTCGATCGCGGCGAAGATCGGCTGCTCGCTGGAGACGCTGCGCCGCTGGTGCCGCGAGGAGGCGAGCCGACGAGCGGGGCCAGCGGCGCTTGCCGCCGATGACCGGGAACGGCTGAGGCTCCTTGAGCGCGAAGTGAAGGAACTGCGCAGGGCCAACGAGATTTTGCGCAAGGCATCAGCATATTTTGCGATGGCGGAGCTCGACCGCCCCGGCAGATGATGATGGCGTTTATCGACGCCCATCGCGAGGATTTGGGGATCGAGCCGATCTGCCGCGAGCTGGCAATCGCCCCTTCCTCTTATCGTGAACATGCCGCGCGCCGTGCCGATCCCGGAAGGCGTCCGGCACGTGCCCGGCGCGATGAGGAGATCAGGGAGCAGATCAAGCGGGTCCATGAGGCCAGCTTCGGCCTCTATGGCGCACGCAAGGTCTGGCACCAAATGCGGCGTGAAGGCATCATGGTGGCGAAATGCACGGTGGAACGGCTGATGCGCGCCATGGGGCTGGCGGGCGTCCGGCGTGGAAAGAAGACGATCACCACCATCAGCAACCCGAAGGCGCCGTGTCCGCTGGACAAGGTCAATCGGGAGTTTCGGGTCAGCCGGCCCAACGCTCTGTGGGTTGTCGATTTCACCTACGTGCATACCTGGGCGGGCTTCGTCTACGTCGCCTTCGTGATTGACGCTTTTGCTCGGCGGATTGTGGGGTGGAAGGTCAGCACATCAGCCACTGCAGGCTTCGTTCTGGATGCTCTGGAGCAGGCGATTCATGCCCGCAGGCCAGGTCCCGATGACGGGCTGATCCACCATAGCGACAGGGGAGTTCAATACCTCGCGATGAACTATACCCAGCGCTTGGCCGAGGCCAAGCTCGTTCCCTCGGTTGGTAGCGACGGCGACAGCTACGACAACGCCTTGGCCGAGACGATCAACGGCCTTTACAAGGCCGAGGTCATCTGGCGGCAGCGGTCATGGCCAAGCGTTTCGGCCGTGGAAATGGCAACGCTGCGCTGGGTCGATTGGTACAACAATCAGCGGCTCTTCGGCCCTATCGGGCACATCCCACCCGCTGAGGCCGAAGACAATTACTATGCAGCACTCGAGAACCTCAATATGGCTGCATAGCCCAATGAAAACCGCCTCCTGAAAAGCCGGGGCGCTTCACTCGCCTATAAGCTCGGCGAGATGCTGTTGCGCCGCAAGCGTGCGGAAGCCGAAGCGAAACTCGGCAGCGCCTTCGACCAGCGCTGGTTCCACGACACGGTGCTCGGTCTAGGCCCCGTGCCGCTGCCGACCCTCGAGCGCGTGATCGACGAATGGATCGCCGCCGGCGGCAAGAATCCGAACGGCTGAGCCGCATCGCTTCGACGGCACTCGCCGTTCCAATGTCCACTCATTGGGGCATCCTGGCCGTCGAACGAATGATCGACGACGGCCATATTGATCATCGGCGGTCGAAAATGGGCGCACAGGCGTCATGCCGACCCGCTGCCTGAGCATGTTCGCTCGACTGCCCGCATCACGCCGCCAGCGCCGACAGAACCTCGTCGCCGCGGGCGCCCACCCAAAAATGGAGCTGTACCGATGCCCGCATCCTGAACCTCAAACCGAAAAGTGGGAAATATTACTTTGCCCGTTCCGGGGAAAATTACTGTGCCGTTGACACCCTCACCTACCGTGCGACCGTCGATCAGCCACATCGCTTCGTCCATTCCAAGGCGGTCGGCGCGCATGTCGGTTTAACGCCGCGGCGCTATCTGTCGGGCGAGATCGATTATGACGGAGGCATCTCCAAGTCCGGCGACGCGATGCTGCGAACGATGCTGTTGAACTCGGCCGGGCCAATATCTATCAACCATGGCCACGAAGACGTTTCCACATAGCCTGGGTCGACAGCAGAAACGGCAATCACAAGCCAATTCAAGAGTTCTGAACAATCGGTGCCAGGTCGCGAAACGCATTGATGACGCGCTGGACGGTGACGACTTTCCCGTCCACATTATACGCGATCAATAATCGGCGCTCCAATGTCAGCGTCCGCAGACCTGCCACCAAGTCATCGCGGGGAGATCCACGATGGGGGAAATCGGCCAACGCTGCAATGCGTTCTTCAATTCCGGTTAGATAACCGTCTGCCGTGGGAGTATCGGCTTCCACGCTCACCCATCGGTGAAGTGCAATCAAATCCTCGACCGCCAAAGCCGACAGTTGCACATTATAGGTCATGCCTTGGCGATCGAGGCCCTAACCTGTGCAAATGCCTTGTCGAGCGGCATGGAGGGGCGAGGATCAGCTAGGGCTTCTGCAACGCGGACGCGCACCAGTTCATCCAATACAGCCTCTTCGCGATCCAGCGCGCGCAAACCCGCTCGCATCACTTCGCTCATAGAACCATATCGGCCAGACGCCAGATGGCGTTCGGCGTGCGATGACATTTCGCCGAGTGTTATCGTGATTGCCTTCGCAGCCATGCCTACCTCCATCACAATATGATTTTATCATATCACAACTTCGATGCGAATGCTAGTGGCTGGACCGGCAATGCTCCGGTGTCGGGGCCGGCGACGGGAAACGAGCGAGGCTGGCCGATATTCCTCGCTCCGCTCTTGTGGGTTGGCCTTCTATCACATTCAGCACTATCGGACCGTGTCATATTGGGGCGTTTGCACCACGGGCAGCAAGTATCGCGACTCAGGAACGGTATGAGCAGCAACGAGATCAGACCGCCTGGTCGCAAGTCCGATCCTGCGATGAACGGTTGCCCGGCCGCGCCGAGATGCACTTTGATTCGAACGCGCGGGGGCGTATCTTTTACTTGGGTCTGTAATAATATTTAATTCATATTAACTAACTCAATAGCATTCGCTCCTTTCGCAGGTCATGCAGCGCAGCCGTTCCGCGCACTATGGCGCCCTGGAGGCAGCCAACAAGTGAAACGAGATCACCGGCTGGCTAACCTACTTTGCGCAAACGGTACTGGACGCTCAGGAACACAGCCTCGCGCTGATCGACCTCCTCCTCGCGAAGGTCAAATTCTACGACCGCTTCCGCGATCAGATGAACGAACGGCAGGCGCGGGTCATCGCCCGCATGTTCAGGGAAGGGATTGACGGCTTTACGGACGGACTCAGCGCGGCCAATTACATCACGATCACCGGTACCTCGCGTGCGACCGCCACTCGCGACTTGCATGAACTCGTCGCGATGGGAGCGCTGACACAAACGGGCATGCTCAAATCGACACGCTACCAGTTGGCCATCACGTTGTGCCTGACATCCGTGTATTAGACACACCCGGTCAAATTAGCCGTTCAAATTTGCTTGCCCGCCCTGGAATGGGAAGAGCAAATTTCGCTTGCCAAATTGTTCCCAGGATGCAGAAAGTTTTCCAAAATCTGTTGGAACTAAGTCACTTTATGGGTAGCACCCGTGCGTACGGTGAATTGCCTGTGCGCAAGGGTGCATTACCCCCCCGTTATTGAGCCGAAGCTCCATCAATGCGTTCCAGGCAACTCGTCACCGTCAAGCGGAGGCCGATCTGGCACCTGCGCGAGGATTGCAAGCGCAGCAGCCGGATTTGCGCGTTCGGCACGGAGCCGGATATCTGCCGTTGCCCTCAACTCCCCTACCCGCTCCGCAATCAGCGACGACAGGAACTGGTTGAGCGACGTACCGTTCAGCTCCGCGAGATGCTTGGCTTCCGCCATAACATGATCCGGCAGCCGCAAAGGATAATTGCTCATTTCGTCTCTCCTCCTTCGAGGCGTAAAAACAACTCACCAGGCTTGATCACATCTACCCGGTATAATTCCCGTGCCGGCAGAAAGTCCCGCACGTTCATGGTGACGATGGCATCCGCCCCGGCCTGGACCGCGCACTCCAGAACCATATCGTCCGCCGGATCGCTCAGCATCGGACGAAGCCTAGTCCTGATCGGCATTATCCGCCGCGCCTGTCCGACGACAGCATCTAACACTTGGTCCAACTCCTCCTTCGACGCCCAACTCGCCTCGCGCATCGCTGCTCGATTGAGCACAGCTTCATATTCCAACACCAGCGCGACAGACACAGCGTATGGGATTTCGCCTTTCAGCGCGCTCTGGACGATTGGATACGATGCTCCAGACCGCGACCAGAGCGCGGCGACAAGAATGTTCGTATCCAGCACATACATGACGTCATATATAACGTCATAATCTGCGCTGCGCTACATTTTGGATGCCGTAGCTGCTACGACGGATCAGGCGCGCCGACATCGCTCGATACGCTGGTATCGCTGATTGATTGGCACGCGGTCGCGGCTCTTCTCGATCCGCTTTATCCGGCCTCCAAAGGTGAGCCCGCCTGGCCGCCCCTGGCAATGTTTACGCAAAATCCGACGCTTATACACTTAATAGAAAATTTTATTGCGCTTTTTCAAAGTGTTGCTTAGCGGCACTTTTTGCTTCGCGGTCCCGTGGACCCCGCCTCCACCGCCCGAACCGGCCAAGGCTGATCCAGGTGGCAAGGTGCAGCGGGAGGACCCGGAATCCGGCTTTTGGCCTGACTATATTCCGCCGGATGATTGATCGTATGGGACGAGGAGAAGGATGGTCGGCCTGCTCTCCCTCAAACTTCGTCGCTGGGTTCTTCAATTTCTAGGTGCATCTTCCACCCCTCAAAGGTCATCAGCATGCGGCCGAATTCGTCCCAACTCACCTCGCGTCCGTCGATTACCAGCACGGGCAGACGATCGGCGGCTTCGGGATCGCAGCTGATCTGCCCGCGCACCGTCGTTCCAGAAATTCCCAGTCCCTGTTCCCCTTCGACCAGGTAGGTGGTCGAAAGATCACGACGCATCCGCTCGAGGAGCCGCTGCATCAGTATGAAGGGGGCGGCGTCGGCGGAACCATGGACCCGGAATTCGTAACCGATGCGTTCTCGGCCTTTGACCTCGAGAGCTTCCAGCGACAGCATTGAGCTCAAATGCCGCAGCACAAAATGAAAGTTATGCGGGTTGCCGCGTGCATCGGACATATGAACCGGCTGGAAGGCGACATGGTCAAACTTTGAGCCGGCTTCACGGGCGATCTCCTCATTGCAGCAACGGCTGCAGAGATTTCGATATCCGATATCGTTGCTGCCGAAGTAGGTCATCTCAAAATCCGGCACGGCGGTGCGGCATTGCTCGCACGGCACCTCATGAATGGGTGCTTCGCTCAACTCATCTTCGTCCGTCACTGTGTCGTCCAGGGGCAAGCCGACTTCCTCGCACCAGCTTCTCACTGCCGCCTCGGTTTCGCACGCCTCATAGGCGTACCAACACTCAAGCTTCCCCTGAGCCTGAACCAGATCTTTGAACCGCCTGTAGGCCCCCTTGCGCCGGAAAATGTCTCTGGCCTCGCCCAGCAGTGCGGGCAGTTCATCGGCGACAAAATTCAACGCCAGCGGTTTTCCAAGATCAAGGTCGTGCTTGTGCGGAACGGCGACAAAGCCCGCAGCCACGGGATCATCAGGCAACTCCGCCGTGTGTTCAGATCCCAGGCCCTCGTCCATGCACAGGATGCGCCCTGTTCGCTTGCAGATATAGGCCTGAAATTCATGAATTTGCGATGCGCTGACAAATTCGACGGCCTCGATCACGTCGCTTAGGATCAACGGCGCAGATGGAGTAATTTCAGGCATTTATGCGCGACTCGCTAAATGGCAAGGTTTCGATCATCTTGTAGCGCCTGTGATACGCCGGCAAGACAGCCCAACGTGCGCCCGGTGGCGAGAAGATGCAATTCATGTCCAGCCGCCACAACGACGCTCCCGATGGGCCGATCCGCTGCTCCCAGATTGCAGACAGTTGACTTCCAATTATCATATTTGCTAGTTCCAACCATCGACGGGGGTCGGGTATGTACAAACGATTAGCAGAACCAAGGGTAGCTGAAGCCCTCACAGACACGCCTGTGGTCCTGATCGTAGGACCACGGCGGGCAGGGAAAACCACACTCGTCCGCAAAATGGGCGACGCAAGCCGGGCCTATGTCACGCTCGATGACCATACGGTTCTTGAAGCCGCGCAGTCCGATCCGACTGGCTTTATCCGTGGCATGGACAGAGCGATCATTGATGAAATTCAGCGCGCGCCCGATTTGCTCCTGGCGATCAAGAAGAGCGTGGACGAGGACTATCGACCCGGCCGCTTTCTACTAACAGGTTCCGCCAACGTTTTGACCTTGCCGCGCGTGGCGGACAGTCTGGCCGGTCGGATGGAAACCCTGCGAATGCTTCCTTTGGCGCGTGCTGAGATTGAGGGCAGTTCGCCGACCTTTCTTGACCGCCTTTTCGGCGGGCGTCTGCAAGGCATTCAGGATGCGATTGTCGGAGACGATCTGGTTCGTCTTTCGCTGCTCGGCGGCTTTCCCGAGGCAATCAGTCGCTCAAGCGAGCGGCGGCGCCAGGATTGGGCGCAATCCTATCTGACGTCGGTTCTGACCCGCGATCTCCGGGAAATCGCGGATATCGAGAAACTGACGGATTTGCCAAAATTCGTGCGACTGCTGGCTGAGCATTCGGGCCAGTTGGTCAACTATTCACATTTCGGCGCCGCCATCAATGTCAGCCACAAGACAGGCCAACGCTATGTTGGGCTGTTGGAACAGCTATTCCTTGTCTCGACCTTGCAGCCCTGGTTCACCAACACGCTCAAGCGCATCGTCAAGACACCCAAGTTGCACTTCCTCGACTCCGGCCTGCTCGCTGCCGTGCGCGGTCTTACGTTCGAGCGCGTAAAGGCTGACCGTGGACTCTTGGGGTCGCTGCTCGAAAGCTTTGTGTTTTCCGAAGTTTTGAAGCTCATGACCGCCACTGACCAACGGTTGCGGCCCTATCATTTCCGCGACCAGCAAATGCGCGAAGTGGATATCGTGCTAGAGCGGGATGATGGCATGGTCGCGGGCATCGAAATCAAGGCGTCGGCGACAGTGCGATCAAGCGACTTTGGTGGATTGCGTACTTTGGCAGAGGCGTGCGGTGATCGCTTTGCCTACGGCGTAGTGCTGTATGACAGCAGCGAGGCCGTGCCCTTTGGCGATAGGCTGGCTGCGGTGCCTTTGTCTGCCCTATGG is a window from the Sphingobium sp. V4 genome containing:
- a CDS encoding DUF885 family protein, translated to MLLRRKRAEAEAKLGSAFDQRWFHDTVLGLGPVPLPTLERVIDEWIAAGGKNPNG
- a CDS encoding type II toxin-antitoxin system RelE/ParE family toxin; protein product: MTYNVQLSALAVEDLIALHRWVSVEADTPTADGYLTGIEERIAALADFPHRGSPRDDLVAGLRTLTLERRLLIAYNVDGKVVTVQRVINAFRDLAPIVQNS
- a CDS encoding type II toxin-antitoxin system ParD family antitoxin encodes the protein MAAKAITITLGEMSSHAERHLASGRYGSMSEVMRAGLRALDREEAVLDELVRVRVAEALADPRPSMPLDKAFAQVRASIAKA
- a CDS encoding IS3 family transposase (programmed frameshift) — its product is MSKTTNKFSPEVRERAVRMVAEQRAEYGSEWEVMKSIAAKIGCSLETLRRWCREEASRRAGPAALAADDRERLRLLEREVKELRRANEILRKASAYFCDGGARPPRQMMMAFIDAHREDLGIEPICRELAIAPSSYREHAARRADPGRRPARARRDEEIREQIKRVHEASFGLYGARKVWHQMRREGIMVAKCTVERLMRAMGLAGVRRGKKTITTISNPKAPCPLDKVNREFRVSRPNALWVVDFTYVHTWAGFVYVAFVIDAFARRIVGWKVSTSATAGFVLDALEQAIHARRPGPDDGLIHHSDRGVQYLAMNYTQRLAEAKLVPSVGSDGDSYDNALAETINGLYKAEVIWRQRSWPSVSAVEMATLRWVDWYNNQRLFGPIGHIPPAEAEDNYYAALENLNMAA
- a CDS encoding putative toxin-antitoxin system toxin component, PIN family, translated to MYVLDTNILVAALWSRSGASYPIVQSALKGEIPYAVSVALVLEYEAVLNRAAMREASWASKEELDQVLDAVVGQARRIMPIRTRLRPMLSDPADDMVLECAVQAGADAIVTMNVRDFLPARELYRVDVIKPGELFLRLEGGETK
- a CDS encoding ATP-binding protein, which produces MYKRLAEPRVAEALTDTPVVLIVGPRRAGKTTLVRKMGDASRAYVTLDDHTVLEAAQSDPTGFIRGMDRAIIDEIQRAPDLLLAIKKSVDEDYRPGRFLLTGSANVLTLPRVADSLAGRMETLRMLPLARAEIEGSSPTFLDRLFGGRLQGIQDAIVGDDLVRLSLLGGFPEAISRSSERRRQDWAQSYLTSVLTRDLREIADIEKLTDLPKFVRLLAEHSGQLVNYSHFGAAINVSHKTGQRYVGLLEQLFLVSTLQPWFTNTLKRIVKTPKLHFLDSGLLAAVRGLTFERVKADRGLLGSLLESFVFSEVLKLMTATDQRLRPYHFRDQQMREVDIVLERDDGMVAGIEIKASATVRSSDFGGLRTLAEACGDRFAYGVVLYDSSEAVPFGDRLAAVPLSALWR